The nucleotide sequence CTTCATCTTTATGAGTAGTAGATATAAGCCACTGTCCTTTATTTTGAACTCTAATTTGTGCTTTGCCATCAACAATATATGAAAGCAAGGAAAACTTTTCTTTTTGTCCAAAAGTATTACTTGATGCAGTAATATATTCCATACTAGAAGTAGAGGCAAGAGGCTCTCCATAAAATAATACATCAAAACTAAGTAAATCTCCTACTTTTACCTTAGATAAATCATTTAAAGGTATAAGCTCTAATCCTTGTTTTAAGGGCTTTATTTTTTTCCATTTTCCAAGAGTAATATATGCTTTTGCAGTTCTTTTTCCTTGCAGTGAGCTAATAACACGTTGAACATTCTTTGTTTTATCAATACTGGTAAATTTTAAACGTGTACGATTTTTTGTATCAATATATTTAAGCAAATGTGTTTCTTGCGATTTTGCTTCTAGTATATACACACCTTCTTTACTTTTTTCCTTAAAGGCGATTTTTTGCAATGCAATATCGTAATCATAAACATCAAAGTTTTTTGTTTTTAGTTTAACAATTGCTAAAGAAGAACTCGGAATTCTTAAGTTTATTTTTTTCAAATCAGGACTTGTAAGAGTAAATTCTTTAATATTTACTTTTCCATTATAAGAATTTAACATATCATCAATAGGTGTTGTATGTCCCCATCCAATACTAACCGAAGCAGAAGATGGGCTATAATTTTTAGACTGCAAAGCATTAACCCAAAGCATATGAGAAAACATTGAATTTGTAACAAAAAGAAGTACAAATAATAATTTATTTAAGTGGTTCATTTTTTTCCTTAATATTATTTAAATGCGAATAGCATTTATCTTAAATTTTATTTTCATAAAAAACAGACATGACAAGCAAGATATAAAAAATATTTACAAGATGAATAACTCGACTGTATCAATAGTGTAGCGATTAAGAACAAATTTCTTATTTTCTTTAAATTTTGTTAATAATATTGATAATCTATTTCATAAACAGGGTATTATATCAGAAATCATAAGGTAACTAATGACCCTCGACCAAATGGATAAAAATAAAACTGCTTTAATAACAAAATTAGACACCTCTGGAGTTTTGCTTAAAAAATTTTATGACATGGGCTTTATTGAAGGCAGCCAAATAAAACTAATTAGAAAATCCCCCTTAAATGATCCTATTGAAGTAAAAATTTCATCTTATTATATTACTTTGAGAATACAAGAAGCTAAGTGTATTAAGGTTAGGTATGAGTAGTATTCAAGTTGCTTTAGTAGGACAACCTAACTGTGGAAAATCTACCATTTTTAATATGCTTACGAATGTAAAACAGCATATTTCAAATTACCCAGGGGTAACTATTGATAAAAAAGTAGGCTCTTTTTCTTTTAATGATAAAAAGATTGCTATTATTGATTTACCAGGTACCTATTCTTTTTCATCTTTTTCAGTAGAAGAAAAGATCACAAGAGATTATATTTTAAAGCAAGATACAAATATTATTTTAAATACAGTAGATGCTTCAACATTAAGACGAAATTTATATTTAAGTATGCAGCTTTTTGATATGCAAAAACCTATGATAATTGCTTTTAACATGATTGATGTAGCAATACAAAACGGTTATGAATTTGATTTTACGCGTTTAGAAAAACTGTGTAATGCAAGATTAATTCAAACCGTAGCATCAAAAAAAGAAGGAATAAATGAGCTAAAAAAAGCAATACTTGAGGTTGATAATAATAAAGAAGCTCATATCTCAAATGTTATTGATTATAAAAATTTGCAAAAACATGTAAATATCATTCAAAAATTAATCGAACCATTAAAACTTGAACATTCTTCTTTTTACATTAGCATTAAACTTTTTGAGCAAGACAAACAAATGTTTGATTATGTAAAAGAAAATATAGTAGAATCTAAAGAAATTTTTGATGCCCTAAAAGAGCAGGCAGCATTATTTGAAAAAGAGTATGAACTTACTGCTTCTTCTTATATTGTAAGAACCAGATATGACAAAGCAGATGAATGGCTTAAAGTATGTACAAAAAAAAGTAATTCTAAAAGAACCATAAGTGATAAAATTGATTCTATTGTATTAAATAGATTTTTAGCTTTACCCATTTTAGGACTTATAATATTTTTATTGTACCAACTTTCAATTGTTTACGGTTACGAACTTACAAATTATACCTGGCCCCTTTTGGCTGCTTTAAAAAACCTTGTTATTTCTTTTTTTCCAAATGAAAATATTACTTCCATTCCCTATATTACACAACTGGCAATTTGGATGATGAACAGTGTTAATGCTTTGCTTAATTATCTTCCAATATTTTTAATACTTTTCTTTTTGATTGCATGTTTAGAAGATGTAGGATACATGCCTCGTATGGCTTTTATCTTAGACAGGCTCTTTTCACGCTTTGGTTTACATGGAGAGTCCACGCTTCCTTTGGTTTTAGGTGGAATTTTTGCAGGAGGTTGTGCTGTTCCTGGAGTTATGGCTACAAAAGGAATGAATGATAAAAAAGCAAGAATGATTACAATGCTTACCGTTCCATTAATGAATTGCCTTGCAAAAATACCTTTTTATACCCTTATCATTGCAGCTTTTTTTAAAGAAGACATGGCAATTATTATGTTTTTAATTTCTACTGTAACTATTTTTATTGCTTTAAGTGTAGGAAAGATTCTCTCCCTTAGTCTTTTTGTTTCTTATGAAACAACTCCTTTTATTATGGAGCTTCCTTCTTATCATCTGCCTACGCTAAGAGGTATATTAATAAAAGTGTATGACAGGATTTGGCTTTATCTTAAAAAGATTGTAACCATTGTAGCAGCCGTTGCTGTGGTATTATTTGTATTAATACAAGTGCCAGGGGTTTCAAAAGAAAAAAAAGAAGTTTTTGATGCCCAAGCCATTAAAATGCAAAAAGATTTTTATAAAAGAATTCAAACAAATACGTATCTTTCACATATTGATGAAAAAAGTGAGTTTAAAGCCTATATCAACTACTACAATACCTACAGAGCTAAACGTATGAATACAACAAATAAAAATACAGCTAAACGTATTGATGCAAGATATATAGAAAAGAATCCAGTCTTTTTTAAATTTGTTAAACCCAAACGAGATAAAGAAGCAAGAAAAATAAACAAAGCCTTTAAAAAATTCATAAGAGCACGAAAAGCACTTTTTAGAAACCTTAAAAATGAAAAAGTTGAAAACTCTGCTTTAGGAATGATGGGGAAATTTTTTGTTCCACTTACTCAATATGCGGGATTTGACTGGAAAATCAATGTAGCATTCTTAAGCTCTTTTGCAGCAAGAGAAAGCTCAGTTGCTACCATTGGAGCTTTATATGAAAACAATAATGCTGCAAACTCTAGAAACAATAATGCAATAGCAAGCTCAAATTTATACACAGAAGTAAGTGCTATTGCCATTCTTATATTTATGGCTTTAACCCCACCTTGTATTGCAACAATGATTATGATTAAAGTTCAAACCAATTCTTATAAATGGATGATATTTGCAACTATTTATCCAATAACCTTAGGAATATTCGCAGCAATTTTAGTAAATAATGTTGGAAATGCTTACTTTTTAAGTGGGGTAGAAACAATGATCTTCTTTTATATCACTGTCATTTTAATAACTATAGCTTTAGGTTTAATCCCTAATTCAAAAAAAAAGGAAATATATGTATAAAAAAATCTTAATTTCGCTTATTTTACTTGTAAGTAGTGCACAAGCACATACAGCGATTATGTCTTGTTTTGACAACGGCGATGAAAACATTGTATGCGAAGGTGGTTTTTCAGACGGTAGTTCAGCTAGTGGTATTTTGTTTTTTATTAAACAAAATGAAACAACCATTATGGAAACCAGAATGAACGAAGACAGTGAAGTGGTTTTTAGAAAACCGCAAGGTGCTTATACTGTACACTTTGATGCAGGAGAAGGTCATAAAATAGCTATAAAAGGGGAGGATATTGTAGAATGAGTATAGAAGAATATATTTTCACAGGCCTTATTTTAGCCTTTGCATTAGGCTATATTTACAAATCTCTTTTTAAAAGTAAGGGTTGTGGTTCTTGTGGGTGTGGAGATGAGAAAAGCAAAACTCCTAAAACTAAATGCAGTGATTCTTAAAATGGAAAATGTAATTGAAGTAAGAAACCTAAGCCATGCTTATGGGAAAAAAAAGA is from Campylobacteraceae bacterium and encodes:
- a CDS encoding DUF4198 domain-containing protein; translated protein: MNHLNKLLFVLLFVTNSMFSHMLWVNALQSKNYSPSSASVSIGWGHTTPIDDMLNSYNGKVNIKEFTLTSPDLKKINLRIPSSSLAIVKLKTKNFDVYDYDIALQKIAFKEKSKEGVYILEAKSQETHLLKYIDTKNRTRLKFTSIDKTKNVQRVISSLQGKRTAKAYITLGKWKKIKPLKQGLELIPLNDLSKVKVGDLLSFDVLFYGEPLASTSSMEYITASSNTFGQKEKFSLLSYIVDGKAQIRVQNKGQWLISTTHKDEVQNNIKLKHLKNKVKTIEETTTLTFIVH
- a CDS encoding FeoB-associated Cys-rich membrane protein — its product is MSIEEYIFTGLILAFALGYIYKSLFKSKGCGSCGCGDEKSKTPKTKCSDS
- a CDS encoding ferrous iron transport protein A, with product MTLDQMDKNKTALITKLDTSGVLLKKFYDMGFIEGSQIKLIRKSPLNDPIEVKISSYYITLRIQEAKCIKVRYE
- the feoB gene encoding ferrous iron transport protein B — its product is MSSIQVALVGQPNCGKSTIFNMLTNVKQHISNYPGVTIDKKVGSFSFNDKKIAIIDLPGTYSFSSFSVEEKITRDYILKQDTNIILNTVDASTLRRNLYLSMQLFDMQKPMIIAFNMIDVAIQNGYEFDFTRLEKLCNARLIQTVASKKEGINELKKAILEVDNNKEAHISNVIDYKNLQKHVNIIQKLIEPLKLEHSSFYISIKLFEQDKQMFDYVKENIVESKEIFDALKEQAALFEKEYELTASSYIVRTRYDKADEWLKVCTKKSNSKRTISDKIDSIVLNRFLALPILGLIIFLLYQLSIVYGYELTNYTWPLLAALKNLVISFFPNENITSIPYITQLAIWMMNSVNALLNYLPIFLILFFLIACLEDVGYMPRMAFILDRLFSRFGLHGESTLPLVLGGIFAGGCAVPGVMATKGMNDKKARMITMLTVPLMNCLAKIPFYTLIIAAFFKEDMAIIMFLISTVTIFIALSVGKILSLSLFVSYETTPFIMELPSYHLPTLRGILIKVYDRIWLYLKKIVTIVAAVAVVLFVLIQVPGVSKEKKEVFDAQAIKMQKDFYKRIQTNTYLSHIDEKSEFKAYINYYNTYRAKRMNTTNKNTAKRIDARYIEKNPVFFKFVKPKRDKEARKINKAFKKFIRARKALFRNLKNEKVENSALGMMGKFFVPLTQYAGFDWKINVAFLSSFAARESSVATIGALYENNNAANSRNNNAIASSNLYTEVSAIAILIFMALTPPCIATMIMIKVQTNSYKWMIFATIYPITLGIFAAILVNNVGNAYFLSGVETMIFFYITVILITIALGLIPNSKKKEIYV